A part of Antechinus flavipes isolate AdamAnt ecotype Samford, QLD, Australia chromosome 6, AdamAnt_v2, whole genome shotgun sequence genomic DNA contains:
- the LOC127540043 gene encoding KRAB domain-containing protein 5-like produces the protein MGPGSLGPPQVVVTFKDLAVDFTQEEWGLLDPSQKELYKDVMMENVWNLLSLGLPVPREEVTSYFEQRETPWMLDQEGLRSCSPGE, from the exons ATGGGCCCTGGGAGTCTCGGACCTCCTCAG GTGGTTGTGACATTCAAGGATCTAGCTGTGGACTTCACCCAGGAGGAATGGGGGCTCTTGGATCCCTCTCAGAAGGAGCTATATAAGGATGTCATGATGGAGAATGTCTGGAACCTGCTTTCCTTGG GGCTTCCAGTTCCCAGAGAAGAGGTGACATCTTATTTTGAGCAAAGGGAAACCCCCTGGATGCTGGACCAAGAAGGCCTGAGGAGCTGCTCTCCAGGTGAGTGA